Genomic DNA from Thermobifida alba:
ATGTAGCGGTCGGAGGCCGCGATCTCGGCCATCCGCTCCAGCGCCCGCGGCGACATGATCGCGATCCACAGCCCGCCGTCGGCCGCAAAGCACTTCTGCGGCGCGAAGTAGTAGACGTCCGTCTGGCCGACGTCGACCGGCAGGCCGCCCGCGCCGCTGGTGGCGTCCACCAGCACCAGGGCGTCCTCGTCGGCGTCCGCGACCCGCGCGATCGGTGCGGCCACGCCGGTGGAGGTCTCGTTGTGGGTGAGCGCGTAGGCGTCCACCCCGGCTTCGGCCCGCGGCGGGGCGTAGGTGCCCGGGGCGGCGGTGATGACGGTGGGCTCGGCCAGCCACGGGGCGCCCTTGGTGACCTTGGCGAACTTGGAGGAGAACTCGCCGAACGACAGGTGCTGGGACTTGTTGCGCACCAGGGTGTGCGCGGCGATGTCCCAGAACGCGGTGGTGCCGCCGTTGCCCAGGACCACCTCGTAGCCGTCGGGCAGGGAGAACAGGTCGGCCAGTCCGGAGCGCACCCGGCCGACGAGCGACTTCACCGGCTTCTGGCGGTGCGAGGTGCCGAGGTAGGCGGCACCCGAGGAGGCCAGCGCGTGCAGCTGTTCGGGACGGACCTTGGACGGGCCGCAACCGAAGCGGCCGTCGCCGGGCAGCAGGTTCTCTGGAATGTGGATCTCGGTCACCCGGCCAAGCCTACTCGGCTCGACCGCCGCCGCGTCGGCGGAGGGGCGGAAACCGCGGCGGGTTTCCGTGCCGGGGCGGAACCTCCGGGGCCTTATTGGTGAAATGGGAAAGCTGCAATACTGTCACGGCGCTGGTTCACGGAGTGGCCGATAAGAGAAATTGGTCCTTCAGCAGAGCGCGCCGCGAGAGAGGGCACGGAATTCGTGATGCCGGATCGGTCCCCCTCAGACAGTTCACCAGTGGAAAGCGCTGGTTACGCCCCCGAGTTCCTCAAAACCTACGACCGCATGCGTGCCCCGTTCGACGAGCGCCGACAATTCGACAACCGGCGTCGGGTCTCCCGCCTGGTCCGGCGCCGCCGCCCCTGGCGGAGCCTGCTGGACGACGACGATCCGGTCCGGGAGCAGCGCCCGGCGCCGCTGCTGGAATTGCGGGCCGCCTCGGCGGAGGACGCCGGGATCGTCACCGGGATGCTGGAGGAGCACAGCGGCAACGACCCCGTCGCGGTCCTCTCCAGGTGTGAGTCCCGGGGAGAGGCCGCACCGCCGCACGCCGAGTCCACCGCCTACGAGAAGGTGCGGCGGACCGAGGCGGACGTGGCCGCGCTCGTCGACGAACTGCGGAGGCGGCGCGGCAGGCTGATCGACGGCCCCCGCCGGCGTTCGGTCCGGCCGTTGGAATTCCCCCGCACCCGGTCCCTGCTCGACCTGTTCGCCGTGTACGGCAGAACGTACCGGGAGCAATATCGGGAAGAGGACGAAGAATACGCCGGACTTTACCGGGACCACCGGAATCCTCTGGTGGTCGCCGAAGCCCTGTGGCGAAAAGCCCGTGAGAGCCGGGAGGCGCGAAAAGCGGCCCTCGAACGGGAAGAGAAGCGGACGGGGGAGGGGCAGGAAGACGGGAAGCCCGAGCGGCGGTCCCTGCGCCGGATCAGCGGCTCCGTGCGGAAGGCCCTGGACGACGTGGTTGGACTGGTCGGGAAGGGCTACACGGGGCTGTACTTCGGCACCAGTCGGCTGCTGCGGCTGCTGGGCGCGGGCCGGACAGGTACCGGACTCACCTTCGACCGGTTCGACCGGTGGATGATCACCCCCTTGGGGCTGCTCATCAACTTCCTGCTCGGCCTGTCCCTGCTGCTGGGGGTGCGGAACATCCCCACCCTGAAAGGCATCCCCAGCCTGGAAGCCTCGAACAGGTCCTCACGGTGCTGCTCCTGCTGGTGCTGGTGCTGGTGCGGACCCTGCTCCACCTGGGGCTGAGCCGGCCGTGGCGGCCCTACCGGTGGCTGGTCCGCCAGCCCTACCTGCCCGAGGGCGTCCCCGATCCAAGACACCACCGCGCCGTCACCCAGCACGTCGGGGAGACGTACCGGAGACTGCGGATCGCGCACGCCGAAGGCAACCGCCGGGCGTGGCACGACCAGGCGCGCACCCTGCGGCTGCTCCTGGTCAACGCGGTGCTGGAGGACCTGGCCGAGGTCTATCCCGAGCACCGCTACCGCACCGGGTTCCACCGCCCGGCCCTGGTCGCGGACCGGTACGCGACCCGCTGGCGGGGCGGCGGGGACTCCCCGGAGCGGGACGCCGACCTCGTCCGGCTGATCGAGCGGGTCCGCGCCGAACAGTACGCGCCGGACCCCCTGGTCGTCGTGGAGGTCGTGGCCGACCCCGCCCCGTCGGCCGGCCGGGAGACCGGTTCCGCCGCGCGGGAGCTGACCGCCTGGGCCGACCGCCGTCGGCGCGTCGCCCGCCTGGGGCCGAGCCGTACCGTCTCCGTCGACATCGGCCCCGACGCGGTGGAGCGGGCGCGGCGCCGCGGACAGGTCCGCGGGGCAGAGCGGACCGAACCCGCCACCGCCCAGCGGTGGCGGGACGCCGCGGCAGCCGCGGGCGTCGGAATGGCGGCCCTGCTGCTGGTGGGCACGGTCGTGGTGCTGGACCTCAAAAAAGAAAACAAGTGCTGGCGGCCGCTGCTCACCGATCCGGGGGTGTTTAGCGCCAAGGGGGAGGGCGGCAAACGGGACTGCGTGGGCTACACCGACGGCTCATTCGTCTTCCACGAGGACCTGGAAGCGGCCCAGAAGCAGATCGAGGAGCAGAATGACGAGATCCTCGACAAGAAGCAGCCCTATGTGACGGTGGTCTACTTCGGCCAGCTCTCGGTCAGCGACCCCCAGAAGACAAACAGCAGACTCGCCGGGGTGCAGGGCGAGCTGAGGGGACTGGCAATGCGTCAGTGGGAACACAACAAGAAAGCCGCCGACAAGGGAGTCCCCCGTATTCGGCTGCTGATCGCCAACGCCGGTCCCGGCTGGCGGCACTGGGAAGAGGTGGTCAAGCGGATCGTTCCACGGATGCGCGCGGAGAACATCGTGGCGGCCGTCGGTTTCGGGCAGAGTCTGACCACGACCAGAAAGACAATCAGGGAGCTCTCCAGGTACGCGCTGCCGATGGTCTCCTCCACCGCGACCTTCGACGAGATCGCCTATCTCAAGAACGAAATCCCCAGCGATTTCTTTTTCCCTGTCGCGCCTTCCAACACCCGACTGGCCAGCCAGGCCGCCGCATGGGCGCGCGGCAGCGTGTTCGGTGAAGACATCGAGACGGCGCTCGCGGTTGCGTACACCAACGACTCCGAACTCTACGGGAAGGACTTGGCGGACAAGTTCATGAAACAGTTCAACGTCGGGCACAGCTCTGCAGGGACAGAATTGTTGACGAAGTCGGGATCCGAGGGAGATGTCATCAGCTATAAAGATGACGGTTCGTCCCTGGAAAGGGCGGTCGAACAGGTCTGTGCCAACCGGCCCGACCTCGTCTACTACGCCGGGCGGTCCGCCGACTTCGAGAGCTTCCTCGACGGGCTCAAAAACGACAGCCGCTGCGACGGCAAGGTCACGGTTCTGGGTAACGACGACATCGCCCAGTACGTCGTTAAAGAAGCGGACGAGCTGAAGAGGCACAACGTCTCCGTCTACTACACGCCGCTGGCCATGGAGGGGGCGGTCGAGGACAGAGATGACTTCTACACTGAACTATGGGACAACCTGGGCGACGATGAGAAGGACGGCCTGTCCGCCGCGCACGCCGCGATGGCCTATGACGCACTCACCGTGGTCTCCACCGCCTTTGCCAAGGTCTCGCCGCCGCCGACCGGCGCCAAGTGGCCGGTGGAGCCCAGGATGCTGTTGCTGCCCAAGATTCAGGAGATCGAAAATTTGGCCGGTGTCAGCGGAGAGTTGTCCTTCAGCGCGGAAGGTCGTTGGTACGACGACAAACTCGTGCAGTTGGTCAGGGTGGATGAGGAAGGGAAGCCGCACCTGGAGGAGACATGCGGCTGGATCACCGACGGCCAGAAGGGGCTGGGACAGGACTGCCTGCCGCTGCGCGAAGAAGGAACGGAGTGAACCCCGGGCCCTGCCGGGCTCCGGGGTTCACAGGGGCGGAAAGGACAGCGCTCAGACGCCGGCGGCGAGGGCCTCCCGGGCGCCGTCGACGGTCATGATGTCGCGCTGGGCGGGGCCGATGTACTTGGCGCTGGGGCGGACCAGGCGGCCGGTGCGCTTCTGCTCCAGGATGTGCGCGGACCACCCGGCGGTGCGGGCGGAGGTGAACATGGAGGTGAACATCGACGCCGGGATCTCGGCGAAGTCCAGCACGACCGCGGCCCAGTACTCCACGTTGGTGGCGAGCACCCGGTCGGGCTTGCGGGCGTGCAGCTCCTCCAGGGCGGCCGTCTCCAGGGCGCTGGCCACCTCGAAGCGGGGCGCGTTCAGTTCCTTGGCGGTGCGGCGCAGCACGCGGGCCCGGGGATCCTCGGCGCGGTAGACGCGGTGGCCGAAGCCCATCAGGCGCTCGCCCTTGTCGAGGGCCTGGGTGACGTACTTGCGCGCGTCGCCGAGGCGCTCGGTCTCGTCCAGCATGTGCAGGACGCGGGCCGGAGCGCCGCCGTGCAGCGGACCGGACATGGCGCCGACCGCTCCGGAGAGGGCCGCGGCCACGTCGGCGCCGGTGGAGGCGATGACGCGGGCGGTGAACGTGGACGCGTTCATGCCGTGTTCGGCGGCGGACGTCCAGTAGGCGTCCACGGCCTTGATGTGGCGGGGGTCAGGCTCGCCACGGAGCTGGATCATGAACCGCTCGACGATGGTCTTCCCCTCGTCGATGCGGCTCTGCGGAACCTTGGGCTGGTCCCCGCGGGCGGACTGGGCGATCACCGACAGAGCGGCGGAGGCGGCGCGGGCGACGTTGTCGCGCGCTTCCGCGTCGTCGATGTCCAGCAGCGGCTTGAAGCCCCACAGCGGTGCCAGGGTCGCCAGCGTGCTCTGGACGTCGACGCGCACGTCGCCGGTCGAGACCGGAAGGTTGATCGGGTCCGCGAAGGGAAGTCCGGGGTTGAAGCTGTTGTCGACCAACAGCCCCCACACGCGCCCGAAGGTGACATGGCCGACGAGGTTCTCGATGTCGACGCCCCGGTAGCGGAGGGCACCGCCCTCCTTGTCCGGTTCGGCGATCTCGGTCTCGAACGCCACGACTCCTTCGAGCCCGGGTTTGAAGTCCGACATACCGGCTTCCTCCGTCTCCTCGGTCCTCGGATTGGTAATCCATTGAACCGGTCCGGGATCTTTTACTGACATGCGAGGTGCCGTTAACGGCCCGCCCATCGTTGGCGGCTACCCCGTAGATCGTGTGAGGATGCACCACTGTGGACTATTCTGACCCCGCTGAGCTGCGCGAATCATACGAGGGAGCCCCGCTGGGCCGCTGTGACCTGGCGCCGCGGCCCATGGACCAGTTCCACCTCTGGTTCACCCGTGCCCAGGAGTCGGGGCTGGCCGAACCCAACGCGATGGTGCTGTCCACGGTGGAGCCCAGCGGAGCACCGCGGGCCCGGACCGTGCTCATGAAGGGGTACGACCACCGCGGCCTGCGGTTCTTCACGAACTACCGGTCGCGCAAGGGGGTGGCGCTGGCGGAGGAGCCGCGCGCCTGCGTGGTCTTCCCGTGGCACCCGATCAGGCGCCAGGTCATCGTGAGCGGGTACGTGGAGCGGCTCGGCGACGAGGACAACGACGCGTACTTCGCGCGGCGGCCGCACGGGTCGAAGCTCGGCGCGTGGGCCAGCGAACTCCAGTCCTCGCCGGTGGCCGACCGGGCGGAGCTGGACCGGCTGTACGCGCGTTTCGCCCGGCTCTGGCCGCCGGGGACGGAGGTGCCCCGGCCCGCCTACTGGGGCGGGTTCCTGCTGGTGCCGCAGGAGGTGGAGTTCTGGCAGGGCCGCGCCGACCGGATGCACGACCGCTTCCGGTACCTGCTGGTGGCGGGGACCCCGGCCGACGGGGAGTGGCGGATCGACCGGCTCTCCCCCTGACGGGCGGGCGAAGGCAACGAATTCACCAATTTGTTAAGTGGTGTACGTCACTTTTTCGGAAAGGGGGTTGAACGTCGCCACGCTATGATTGTGGTGGACGGTGGCCGTTTCCACGGTCAGATGCGCGTTGCAGTCCCACAGCAGGCAGCCACCCTCACCCGAGCGTGCGATCGCCGGAACAGGCGCGCACTGACTTGTGTTGAGACAACTGCCGTTGGCCGCTCTCAACCGGGCTCAGAAGGGGAGAGGGAGCCTTGACCGCACACGGACTTATCGACACCACGGAGATGTACCTCCGGACGATCTTCGAGCTCGAAGAAGAGGGGATCGTGCCGCTGCGTGCGCGCATCGCCGAGCGCCTGCGACAGAGCGGCCCCACGGTCAGCCAGACGGTCGCCCGCATGGAACGCGACGGTCTGGTCCGCGTGGAGAACGATCGCCACCTGGTCATGACGGAGCAGGGGCGCCGCCTGGCCACCCACGTCATGCGCAAGCACCGGCTGGCCGAGCGGCTGCTGGTGGACATCATCGGGCTGCCCTGGGAGGACGTCCACGTCGAAGCCTGCCGCTGGGAGCACGTGATCTCCGAGGCGGTGGAGGAGCGACTGATCGGGCTGCTCAAGGCGCCGTGGACCTGTGCGCACGGCAACCCGATTCCCGGACTGGACGAGCTGGGGGTCGAGGACTACTCGCCGGAGCCGTTCGCGGACAGCTCCATCGTGCCGATCCCCGAGGTGGTCGCGGAGACCCCGACCACGGTGACGGTTCGCCGCATCAGCGAACAGATCCAAAGTGACACCGATGTCATGCTCGCCCTCAAGCGCGCCGGGGTACAACCCGACAAGGAAGTGACGCTCTTCGCGAGCGACGACGGTGTGCGAGTGATTGGTGGTAGCCACGAGGATGGCGAGTCGATCGAACTGTCCCGGCAGGTCGCCAGTCATATCTTCGTCACCCAGGTCTGAGTGGAACACCTGTTGCGCGCGGGGACCACGAGATCACCCGTTGCTCTGCGCGCACATCCCCACAGTTGCTAGTCTCGCCACATGGCGTGGACCGGAACGAATGAAACCGCGTGTGCCTGTCCAACGGAGGCCGATGCGGGTCTCGTCGGTCATCAGTACGGTCCGTGACGGCGAGGTGGCTGCGTGATGAAGCGGTGGGGGGAAGCCTTCTACGACGACGCACTGTCGGGAGCCGATGTTCTGGACCAGGTGCAGATCGCCGTGGTGGTGACGGACCGCTTCAGCAACCTCCGCTACTGGAACGCCTACGCCAGCAGACTCTTCGGGCTCGACGACGGACGCGACTACCTCGGCGCCCCCCTCGTGGACGTCGGCATCCACGAGGCCGACCACGAGCAGTTGGCCCAGCTCGCCCGCCGGGTCCTCAAGGGCGACTCCTGGGAGGGCACCTTCGCGGTGCTGCGCGGCGACTCCACCTGGATGCACCTGAGGGCCAGCGCGGTCCCCCTGAAATCCTCCTCCGGCGCCGTGGAGGGCGTGGTGGTCCTCGCCAACGAGGCCCTGCGCAGCGGCCGGGTCGAGGAGCAGTACGGCCTGCTGGACCGCATCGGCCGGAGGCTGGCCGGCTCGCTGGAGTTCGAGGCCACGGTGAAGGCGGTCGCCGAGATCCTGGTCCCCCAGTTCGCCGACCACTGCTTCATCGACCTGCAGGACCACGGCAGGCTGGTCCGCCGCGTCTCGGTGCACGCCGAGGGCTGGACTCCGCCGCCGGGCAGCTGGCCCGACGTCGGCGAGGAGGTCCACTACCCCGAGCGGCACTTCGTCTCCAAGGCGCTGCGTCGCACGGAGACGGTGGTCGTCAGCGACTACTCCAATCCCGGCGGGGTCTTCCCCAACCGCCGTTCGATGCGGGTCTCCGAGCAGGTGGGGGTGACCTCCGTGATCGCGGCTCCGCTGCGGGCCCGCGGCGTCACCCTGGGAGTGCTCACCCTGGCCCTGTCCGGCCTCACCTCCCGCGACAAGACCGACTACGACAGCTTCGACCGCGACCTGGTCGGCACGATCGCCTCCCGGGTCGCCGTGGCCATCGACAACGCCCGCCTGTTCGAGGAGGAGCGCGACACCGCGCTGGCCTTCCAGAGCAGTCTGCTGCCCAGGGAGTTCCCCGAGTTCGACGGGCTGTCCATCGCCCACGACTACATTCCGGCCAAGCCGTTGGAGGCGCACGGCCAGGGCATCCAGACCCAGGTCGGCGGGGACTTCTACGACGTGATCCCGCTGTCGGCCGGACGGGTCGGGATCGTCATCGGCGACGTCGAGGGGCGCGGCCCGCACGCGGCCGCGGTCATGAGCCAGCTGCGGGCGGCGCTGCGGGCGTTCGCGCAGGCCGACCGGGAGCCCGCCGAGATCCTGCGGGAACTCGACGAGTGGGTGCGCCGGCTGGGCCGCCCCGACGACGACGGCGGCACCTGGGTGCCCAGCGTCAGCTGTCTGTACATGGCCTACGACGCCTGGTCGCGGGAACTGTCGTACGCCAACGCGGGCCACCAGCCGCCGCTGCTGATCTGCGACGGCAAGGTCGGCGACCTGGAGATGGCGATCCGCGACAAGCTGCTGGGCGTCAAACCCAAGGGCGTGCCGGGCGACTCGGTGTACCGGCAGGACGTGCTGACCCTCCCCCCGGGGGCGACCCTGCTGCTGTACACCGACGGCCTGGTGGCGCGCCGGCCGCTCGGCGGCGAGATCGACGTGGCCGAAGGGCTGGGCCAACTGCGGGCGCGGGTCCGCGAGGTCGCCAACAAGGACGTCCACCAGATCATGGAGGTGGCCAAGCGGGCCGTCCCCGGCGTGACCGACGACGACACCGCGCTGCTGGTGGTCCGCTCCCACCCCGAGGAGCTGGCGCTGAAGCAGGAGTGGTTCGCCGCCGAGGCGCCCACCGTGGCCGAGGCCCGGCACCTGGCCGCGGACACCTTCAAGGAGTGGGGGATGGACCGGGACCAGGCCGAACTGGCCTGCCTGCTGGTCTCGGAGATCGTCACCAACGTGGTCATCCACGCCACCCCGCACCCGGTGACCCGCGAGTTCACCGACGAGGGCGTCAAGGACTCCGACGAGCAGCTGCCGCTGGACGGCTTCGACGAGTTCGACGAGGACTGGTCGGACCTGCTGGAGGAGGCGGCGGAGCAGGACGAGGAGCCCGCTCCGGCCAGCCGCGAGTTCCTGCTGCGGCTGCGCCGCGGCGCGTCCTCGGTGTGGGTGGAGGTCTTCGACCACGACCTGCGGCTGCCCCGCATCCGCACCGCGGGCGCCGACGACGAGGGCGGGCGCGGCCTCTACCTGGTCGACCAGTTGGCGGAGCGCTGGGGCTCCCGGCCCACCCCGGACGGCAAGGCGGTGTGGTTCCAGATCTCCATGCACCCGACCGACGGGTGATCCCGCTTCCGGGACCGCGGCGGACCGCTGCCGCGGTCCCCGGGACGAGAGCGGCGGACGGTCATCCCAGGCGGTGGTGGAACGGCCGGGGCTTCGGCACGTCCCGGGGTTCGACGTAGGGTTCCACCGTGATGGGCTGGCCGGCCTTCAGCGCCCGGCTCCGCTCGATCTCCGCGTTGTACTCCGAGCCCAGCAGGATCGCGATGTTGGAGATCCACAGCCAGACCAGGAAGATGATGACGGCGGCCAGGCTGCCGTAGACGCGGTTGTAGTTGCCGAAGTTCGCCACGTAGAAGGCGAAGCCCGCCGACGCCGCGAGCCAGATGAGGACGGCCAGCAGGCCGCCGGGGCTCACCCAGCGGAAGGGCCGCTTGGCGTTGGGGGCGGCCCAGTACAGCACCGAGATCATGAAGCTCACCAGGAGCACCAGCACCGGCCACTTGGCGACGTCCCAGACGGCGACGGCCGTCGAACCGAGCCCCACCAGGTCGCCGACCCACCGCGCGACCCCGCCGCTGAGGATCACGGTGAGCGCGCCGAGGGTCACCAGCACCAGCAGGAGCAGGGTGACCCCCACCCGGATGGGCAGGGCCTTCCAGGCGGGCCGCCCCTCGCGGACGTCGTAGACCACGTTGGAGGCCCGCATGAAGGCGGCGATGTAGGCGGAGGCCGACCACACCGCCAGGGCCAAGCTGACCAGGCCGAACAGTCCGGCGGCCGCCTGGTTGGCCTGGAGGGTGGCCAGCACGCCGGTGACCAGCTCCACGGTCTCGGCGGGGGCCACCGCGCCCAGCTCGCCGCTGATGGCGCTGGTAGCCGACTGCCCGGCCAGGCCCAGCAGGGACACCAGCACCAGCAGTGCCGGGAAGACCGACAGCACCGCGTAGTAGGTCAGGCCCGCGGCCAGGTCGGTCAGGTTGTCCTCCTTGAACTCCACGACCGTGCGCTTCAGGGACGCCCACCACGACGTCGCGGGAAGGTCGGTCGGCGATTCGGGGGTCGCGGCGCCGGCGCCGGCGGCCGGGGACCGACTCGATGCGGAGGTGCGCTCGCTCATCCCACTCCCCTGTCCTTGTGTCCTGTAGGCCCGACTGCCCGGGGAGGCGGCGATGAATCACGGCGCGGCGGGAACCGTCCCGGTCACGTGGTGGTCTGGTACGCCCACAGCAGCAGCACCAGGACCACGAAGAACACGGCGATCCCGCTGGTGGTCCAGGGGACGTGGACCCGCTTGCGGAGCCAGCGGATTCCGAGGACGACGAAGAGGACCAGCAGGCCGAGGAGGATCGCGCCGTCGTACGCGCCGCTCATGAGATGACCTTTCCGCTGAGTTCCGTAGGGGGCGGGGCCGCCGTCCGGGACGGGACCCCGCGGTCCTCCTCCCGGCCCGGCGGGGGCTCGGGGACGGTCGGCCGGAGGCCCCGCCGGGGCGTCGGCCACGGGGGTAGTCCATCACGGATTCCTACCCGCCCGCGCGGCGCGGGCAACAGCCGGAGACGGAGTGCGGTCGAGGGGTTGCCCGCACCCCGGGACCGAATATCGTTCGGTGTAGAGGGTCTGACCCCGCGGACGAAGGAGGAACCGTGGCCGAGGCATACATCGTCGGAGCCGTGCGCACCCCGATCGGAACCAGGAAGGGGGCGCTCGCCGCGGTCCACCCGGCCGACCTGGGCGCCCACGTGCTCAGAGAACTCGTGGCCCGCACCGGCATCGACCCGGCCGCGGTCGAGGACGTGATCATGGGCTGCGTCACCCAGGTCGGCCCGCAGGCGCTCGACCTGGCCCGCACCGCGTGGCTGTCCGCGGGGCTGCCGGAGAGCACCCCGGGCGTCACCATCGACCGGCAGTGCGGCTCCTCCCAGCAGGCCGTGCACTTCGCCGCCCAGGGCGTCATGTCCGGCACCCAGGACCTCGTCGTCGCCGCGGGCGTGGAGAACATGGGCATGGTCCCCATGGGGGCCAACGCGCAGTTCGCCGTCGACAACGGGCTGCCCATCTACGGGCAGGGCTGGACCGAGCGGTACGGCACCCAGGAGATCTCCCAGTTCCGCGGCGCCCAGCTGATGTGCGAGAAGTGGGGCTACACGCGCGAGCAGCTGGAGCGGTTCGCGCTGGAGAGCCACCGCCGCGCCGCGGCGGCAATCGAGGCGGG
This window encodes:
- the serC gene encoding phosphoserine transaminase, which encodes MTEIHIPENLLPGDGRFGCGPSKVRPEQLHALASSGAAYLGTSHRQKPVKSLVGRVRSGLADLFSLPDGYEVVLGNGGTTAFWDIAAHTLVRNKSQHLSFGEFSSKFAKVTKGAPWLAEPTVITAAPGTYAPPRAEAGVDAYALTHNETSTGVAAPIARVADADEDALVLVDATSGAGGLPVDVGQTDVYYFAPQKCFAADGGLWIAIMSPRALERMAEIAASDRYIPEFFSLTTAVDNSRKDQTYNTPAVATLLLFAEQIEWINGQGGLDWAVRRTAESASILYGWAEKSEYATPFVADPAHRSQVVGTIDFTDEVDAAAVAKVLRANGVVDTEPYRKLGRNQLRIGMFPAIEPDDVRALTECIDHVVSKLS
- a CDS encoding ABC transporter substrate-binding protein, which gives rise to MLLLLVLVLVRTLLHLGLSRPWRPYRWLVRQPYLPEGVPDPRHHRAVTQHVGETYRRLRIAHAEGNRRAWHDQARTLRLLLVNAVLEDLAEVYPEHRYRTGFHRPALVADRYATRWRGGGDSPERDADLVRLIERVRAEQYAPDPLVVVEVVADPAPSAGRETGSAARELTAWADRRRRVARLGPSRTVSVDIGPDAVERARRRGQVRGAERTEPATAQRWRDAAAAAGVGMAALLLVGTVVVLDLKKENKCWRPLLTDPGVFSAKGEGGKRDCVGYTDGSFVFHEDLEAAQKQIEEQNDEILDKKQPYVTVVYFGQLSVSDPQKTNSRLAGVQGELRGLAMRQWEHNKKAADKGVPRIRLLIANAGPGWRHWEEVVKRIVPRMRAENIVAAVGFGQSLTTTRKTIRELSRYALPMVSSTATFDEIAYLKNEIPSDFFFPVAPSNTRLASQAAAWARGSVFGEDIETALAVAYTNDSELYGKDLADKFMKQFNVGHSSAGTELLTKSGSEGDVISYKDDGSSLERAVEQVCANRPDLVYYAGRSADFESFLDGLKNDSRCDGKVTVLGNDDIAQYVVKEADELKRHNVSVYYTPLAMEGAVEDRDDFYTELWDNLGDDEKDGLSAAHAAMAYDALTVVSTAFAKVSPPPTGAKWPVEPRMLLLPKIQEIENLAGVSGELSFSAEGRWYDDKLVQLVRVDEEGKPHLEETCGWITDGQKGLGQDCLPLREEGTE
- a CDS encoding citrate synthase 2; the encoded protein is MSDFKPGLEGVVAFETEIAEPDKEGGALRYRGVDIENLVGHVTFGRVWGLLVDNSFNPGLPFADPINLPVSTGDVRVDVQSTLATLAPLWGFKPLLDIDDAEARDNVARAASAALSVIAQSARGDQPKVPQSRIDEGKTIVERFMIQLRGEPDPRHIKAVDAYWTSAAEHGMNASTFTARVIASTGADVAAALSGAVGAMSGPLHGGAPARVLHMLDETERLGDARKYVTQALDKGERLMGFGHRVYRAEDPRARVLRRTAKELNAPRFEVASALETAALEELHARKPDRVLATNVEYWAAVVLDFAEIPASMFTSMFTSARTAGWSAHILEQKRTGRLVRPSAKYIGPAQRDIMTVDGAREALAAGV
- the pdxH gene encoding pyridoxamine 5'-phosphate oxidase: MDYSDPAELRESYEGAPLGRCDLAPRPMDQFHLWFTRAQESGLAEPNAMVLSTVEPSGAPRARTVLMKGYDHRGLRFFTNYRSRKGVALAEEPRACVVFPWHPIRRQVIVSGYVERLGDEDNDAYFARRPHGSKLGAWASELQSSPVADRAELDRLYARFARLWPPGTEVPRPAYWGGFLLVPQEVEFWQGRADRMHDRFRYLLVAGTPADGEWRIDRLSP
- a CDS encoding metal-dependent transcriptional regulator, which gives rise to MTAHGLIDTTEMYLRTIFELEEEGIVPLRARIAERLRQSGPTVSQTVARMERDGLVRVENDRHLVMTEQGRRLATHVMRKHRLAERLLVDIIGLPWEDVHVEACRWEHVISEAVEERLIGLLKAPWTCAHGNPIPGLDELGVEDYSPEPFADSSIVPIPEVVAETPTTVTVRRISEQIQSDTDVMLALKRAGVQPDKEVTLFASDDGVRVIGGSHEDGESIELSRQVASHIFVTQV
- a CDS encoding ATP-binding SpoIIE family protein phosphatase produces the protein MKRWGEAFYDDALSGADVLDQVQIAVVVTDRFSNLRYWNAYASRLFGLDDGRDYLGAPLVDVGIHEADHEQLAQLARRVLKGDSWEGTFAVLRGDSTWMHLRASAVPLKSSSGAVEGVVVLANEALRSGRVEEQYGLLDRIGRRLAGSLEFEATVKAVAEILVPQFADHCFIDLQDHGRLVRRVSVHAEGWTPPPGSWPDVGEEVHYPERHFVSKALRRTETVVVSDYSNPGGVFPNRRSMRVSEQVGVTSVIAAPLRARGVTLGVLTLALSGLTSRDKTDYDSFDRDLVGTIASRVAVAIDNARLFEEERDTALAFQSSLLPREFPEFDGLSIAHDYIPAKPLEAHGQGIQTQVGGDFYDVIPLSAGRVGIVIGDVEGRGPHAAAVMSQLRAALRAFAQADREPAEILRELDEWVRRLGRPDDDGGTWVPSVSCLYMAYDAWSRELSYANAGHQPPLLICDGKVGDLEMAIRDKLLGVKPKGVPGDSVYRQDVLTLPPGATLLLYTDGLVARRPLGGEIDVAEGLGQLRARVREVANKDVHQIMEVAKRAVPGVTDDDTALLVVRSHPEELALKQEWFAAEAPTVAEARHLAADTFKEWGMDRDQAELACLLVSEIVTNVVIHATPHPVTREFTDEGVKDSDEQLPLDGFDEFDEDWSDLLEEAAEQDEEPAPASREFLLRLRRGASSVWVEVFDHDLRLPRIRTAGADDEGGRGLYLVDQLAERWGSRPTPDGKAVWFQISMHPTDG
- a CDS encoding YihY/virulence factor BrkB family protein; translation: MSERTSASSRSPAAGAGAATPESPTDLPATSWWASLKRTVVEFKEDNLTDLAAGLTYYAVLSVFPALLVLVSLLGLAGQSATSAISGELGAVAPAETVELVTGVLATLQANQAAAGLFGLVSLALAVWSASAYIAAFMRASNVVYDVREGRPAWKALPIRVGVTLLLLVLVTLGALTVILSGGVARWVGDLVGLGSTAVAVWDVAKWPVLVLLVSFMISVLYWAAPNAKRPFRWVSPGGLLAVLIWLAASAGFAFYVANFGNYNRVYGSLAAVIIFLVWLWISNIAILLGSEYNAEIERSRALKAGQPITVEPYVEPRDVPKPRPFHHRLG